The following are encoded in a window of Roseibaca calidilacus genomic DNA:
- a CDS encoding ArsR/SmtB family transcription factor produces the protein MTVLQQDLEDMRMAAIAKALGHPARLRILRLLARTPGCIGGDIVEAVGLAQSTVSEHLRILKEAGVIEGQIDPPRVCYSLSPGALQPLSTLIEALDVIRSETDCCVTPAKAQG, from the coding sequence ATGACGGTTCTCCAGCAAGACCTTGAGGACATGAGAATGGCGGCGATAGCCAAGGCCCTGGGGCATCCGGCGCGGTTGAGGATATTGCGGCTGCTGGCACGGACACCTGGTTGTATTGGCGGCGATATTGTCGAGGCTGTCGGCCTGGCGCAGTCCACGGTTTCCGAACACCTTCGTATCCTGAAGGAGGCGGGCGTCATCGAGGGGCAAATCGACCCGCCGCGGGTCTGCTATTCGCTCAGCCCCGGGGCCTTGCAGCCGCTGTCGACACTGATTGAAGCACTCGACGTCATTCGCAGCGAAACCGATTGCTGCGTAACCCCTGCTAAAGCCCAAGGGTGA